Proteins encoded together in one Catellatospora citrea window:
- a CDS encoding AfsR/SARP family transcriptional regulator, giving the protein MGLRLLGPVEMTIGDRSVNLGGARQRTVLAVLGLNANRVVPVDQLIDAVWGADPPTTARSQIQICISALRRIFQEIGHPEAIDTRPPGYLLQLAPEHVDSLQFAAQLADARRQADAGAKAEAAATLTTALALWRGAALSGIASDQVQRAATVLEDQRLTAVEERIQLDLELGRHQEVILELRALVVEQPMRERLHAYLMLALYRCGRQADALAAARRAREILAEELGLDPGAELQHLERAILQRDPSLGPTDEASPAAAPPAPRWTPPQPRLPTPVLPRQLPASITDFVGRDDQLDQIRQVLGRSPDDDRDHRGMPVVVISGMDGVGKSSLAIRAAHELGEHYPDGQLYADMHTWDGQDRSAELLARFLRALGVTGSAIPEGVEERGELYRSMLSGKRMLVVLDDVPPDVPVLPLLPGSSSCGVIIASRLRLTGLPGVRQIDLDVFDLQQSLQMLTGMVGRDRILADRADAAELAVLCGGLPLALRITGARLASRPHWRLGGLVHRLRDEAKRLDEFTHHGLELRSSIRLAYRALDARAQRLFRLCSLLRAPDFPGWTAAALLDCSTVEAEDILESLVDARLVDIVQYPYTSVRYRLHDLIRVYAAEKLGEEETGQDSAAALARVLGGWLALAEAAHQIDYGGNFTTLHGGARRWTMPREDAARQIGDPADWWEAERRALAVAVRQAAEAGLSELCWDLSLTMISLFESKGYFDDWRECTSLAYEAAERDGNRIGMAAMRYSLGTLYLFQSRLAEADDCFATALEMFRAEGLEHGCALVLRNAAHIDGLRGDVASMLGKYTASLDIMRRVGDRIGEAHIMRNLAKHRMDEGDYQGATELLDQALVICEQTGCLRVQAQVLHRFAEVHLATGRLDLAKPCLHQVLRIVRDTGDRIGETHALYSLGLLRHREGRSDDAEVILAHTLERARSLGERLVEARCRFSLGEIALATGRPEAGAAHLWEAAELFGRLGSTFWQERANLLLAKADQLAPPVAEGVAAWAGLAGDRPV; this is encoded by the coding sequence ATGGGTCTGCGACTACTCGGCCCTGTGGAGATGACGATCGGCGACCGATCGGTCAACCTCGGCGGAGCACGCCAACGCACCGTCCTGGCCGTCCTGGGGCTCAACGCCAACCGCGTCGTGCCGGTGGACCAGCTCATCGACGCCGTCTGGGGCGCGGACCCCCCGACCACCGCACGCAGCCAGATCCAGATCTGCATCTCCGCACTGCGCCGCATCTTCCAGGAGATCGGCCACCCCGAGGCGATCGACACCCGACCCCCCGGCTACCTGCTCCAACTCGCCCCCGAACACGTCGACAGCCTCCAGTTCGCCGCCCAGCTAGCCGACGCGCGCCGGCAGGCCGACGCGGGAGCCAAAGCCGAAGCCGCCGCCACCCTCACCACGGCCCTGGCCCTGTGGCGCGGCGCCGCACTGTCCGGCATCGCCAGCGACCAGGTCCAGCGCGCCGCCACCGTCCTGGAGGATCAGCGCCTCACCGCTGTCGAGGAACGCATCCAACTCGACCTCGAGCTGGGCCGCCACCAGGAAGTGATCCTCGAACTGCGGGCCCTCGTGGTCGAACAACCCATGCGGGAACGGCTGCACGCCTACCTGATGCTGGCCCTCTACCGGTGCGGCCGGCAGGCCGACGCGCTCGCCGCGGCCCGCCGGGCCCGGGAGATCCTCGCCGAGGAACTCGGCCTGGACCCGGGCGCGGAACTGCAGCACCTGGAACGGGCGATCCTGCAGCGCGACCCCTCACTCGGGCCCACCGACGAGGCGTCACCGGCCGCCGCGCCACCGGCGCCGAGGTGGACACCGCCCCAACCCCGCCTACCGACGCCGGTCCTGCCCCGCCAGCTGCCGGCCAGCATCACCGACTTCGTCGGCCGCGACGACCAGCTCGACCAGATCCGGCAGGTCCTCGGCCGCTCTCCGGACGACGACCGCGACCATCGCGGCATGCCCGTGGTGGTCATCTCGGGCATGGACGGGGTCGGCAAGTCCAGCCTCGCCATCCGCGCAGCCCACGAACTCGGCGAGCATTATCCCGACGGTCAGCTCTACGCCGACATGCACACCTGGGACGGCCAGGACCGCAGCGCGGAACTGCTCGCACGGTTCCTGCGCGCGCTCGGTGTGACCGGCTCGGCCATCCCCGAGGGCGTCGAGGAGCGCGGCGAGCTGTACCGCAGCATGCTGTCGGGCAAGCGGATGCTCGTCGTGCTCGACGACGTCCCACCTGATGTGCCGGTGCTGCCGCTGCTGCCCGGCAGCTCGTCATGTGGGGTCATCATCGCCAGCCGGCTGCGGCTGACCGGCCTGCCCGGGGTCCGGCAGATCGACCTGGACGTCTTCGACCTGCAGCAGTCCCTGCAGATGCTGACCGGCATGGTCGGTCGGGATCGTATCCTCGCCGATCGCGCCGACGCCGCCGAGCTGGCTGTCCTGTGCGGCGGGCTGCCGCTGGCCCTGCGGATCACCGGCGCGCGGCTGGCGTCGCGCCCGCACTGGCGGCTGGGCGGGCTGGTGCACCGGCTGCGTGACGAGGCCAAGCGCCTGGACGAGTTCACCCATCACGGCCTGGAGTTGCGTTCCAGCATCCGGCTGGCCTACCGGGCGCTGGACGCCAGGGCGCAGCGGCTGTTCCGGCTCTGCTCGCTGCTGCGGGCCCCCGACTTTCCCGGCTGGACCGCCGCGGCCCTGCTGGACTGCTCCACGGTTGAGGCCGAGGACATCCTGGAGAGCCTGGTCGATGCGCGCCTGGTCGACATCGTGCAGTACCCGTACACGTCGGTGCGTTACCGCCTGCATGACCTGATCCGGGTGTACGCGGCGGAGAAGCTCGGCGAGGAGGAGACCGGTCAGGACAGCGCGGCGGCGCTGGCTCGGGTGCTCGGCGGGTGGCTGGCTCTGGCCGAGGCCGCGCACCAGATCGACTACGGCGGCAACTTCACCACCCTGCACGGCGGCGCGCGACGGTGGACCATGCCACGCGAGGACGCCGCCCGCCAGATCGGGGACCCGGCGGACTGGTGGGAGGCCGAGCGGCGGGCGCTGGCCGTCGCCGTCCGCCAGGCGGCCGAGGCGGGTCTGAGCGAGCTGTGCTGGGACCTGAGCCTGACGATGATCAGCCTGTTCGAGTCCAAGGGCTACTTCGACGACTGGCGCGAGTGCACCAGCCTCGCCTACGAGGCCGCCGAACGCGACGGCAACCGGATCGGCATGGCGGCGATGCGCTACTCGCTGGGCACGCTGTACCTGTTCCAGAGCCGGCTGGCCGAAGCCGACGACTGTTTCGCGACCGCGCTGGAGATGTTCCGGGCCGAGGGGCTGGAGCACGGCTGTGCCCTGGTGCTGCGCAATGCCGCGCACATCGACGGGCTGCGCGGCGACGTCGCGTCGATGCTGGGCAAGTACACCGCGTCGCTGGACATCATGCGCCGGGTCGGTGACCGCATCGGGGAAGCCCACATCATGCGCAACCTGGCCAAGCACCGGATGGACGAGGGCGACTACCAGGGGGCGACCGAACTGCTCGATCAGGCGCTGGTCATCTGCGAGCAGACCGGTTGCCTGCGGGTGCAGGCGCAGGTCCTGCACCGCTTCGCCGAGGTCCACCTGGCCACGGGCCGGCTCGATCTGGCCAAGCCGTGCCTGCACCAGGTGCTGCGTATCGTCCGGGACACCGGCGACCGGATCGGGGAGACCCACGCCCTGTACAGCCTGGGCCTGCTCCGGCACCGGGAAGGCCGGTCCGACGACGCCGAGGTGATCCTCGCGCACACCCTGGAACGGGCCCGCAGCCTCGGCGAACGACTGGTCGAGGCGCGCTGCCGGTTCTCGCTCGGCGAGATCGCGCTGGCCACCGGGCGGCCCGAGGCCGGGGCGGCGCACCTGTGGGAGGCCGCGGAACTGTTCGGCCGGCTCGGTTCCACGTTCTGGCAGGAGCGGGCGAACCTGCTGCTGGCGAAGGCGGATCAGCTCGCCCCGCCGGTGGCCGAAGGTGTCGCGGCCTGGGCTGGGCTGGCAGGTGACCGGCCGGTCTAG
- a CDS encoding pseudouridine-5'-phosphate glycosidase — protein MNSYFTISEEVADALAYGRPVVALESSGVVHGLSYPLNLQTALDIDKTIRAGGATPARTGIVDGKFVIGMSEEQVELFATTPDIPKVSTRDIGSVLAGRGHGGTTVSAALVAAGQVGIEVFAVAGIGGVHFGATRSLDISADLVEFTRHRIAVVCAGAKSLLDPALTMEYLETLGVPVVGYRCDDFPAYYSVSSGVRNPRRVEDLTELAEAIRLHWQVGNQGGFLVTHPISELDALPSAEVYALISEVQAEAEAAGVHGPAMTPYILSRVSAATRGRTSAANRSVLLSTSALAAEVACALREQP, from the coding sequence ATGAACAGCTATTTCACGATCTCCGAGGAGGTCGCCGATGCGCTGGCCTACGGCCGACCGGTCGTGGCCCTGGAATCGTCCGGCGTCGTGCACGGCCTGAGCTACCCGCTCAACCTGCAGACCGCGCTGGACATCGACAAGACGATCCGCGCCGGCGGCGCGACCCCCGCCCGCACCGGCATCGTCGACGGCAAGTTCGTCATCGGCATGTCCGAGGAGCAGGTCGAACTGTTCGCGACCACCCCCGACATCCCGAAGGTCAGCACCCGCGACATCGGCTCCGTGCTGGCCGGGCGCGGACACGGCGGCACCACCGTCTCGGCCGCCCTGGTCGCGGCCGGGCAGGTCGGCATCGAAGTGTTCGCCGTGGCGGGCATCGGCGGCGTGCACTTCGGCGCCACCCGCAGCCTCGACATCTCCGCCGACCTGGTCGAGTTCACCCGCCACCGCATCGCCGTGGTCTGCGCCGGCGCCAAATCCCTGCTCGACCCCGCGCTGACCATGGAATACCTGGAGACCCTCGGGGTGCCTGTGGTCGGCTACCGCTGCGACGACTTCCCCGCCTACTACAGCGTCTCCAGCGGCGTACGCAATCCCCGCCGCGTCGAAGACCTCACCGAACTCGCCGAAGCGATCCGGCTGCACTGGCAGGTCGGCAACCAGGGCGGATTCCTGGTCACCCACCCGATCAGCGAGCTGGACGCGCTGCCGTCGGCGGAGGTCTACGCGCTGATCAGCGAAGTCCAGGCCGAGGCCGAAGCCGCCGGGGTGCACGGACCCGCGATGACCCCGTACATCCTCAGCCGGGTCTCCGCGGCCACCCGCGGCCGCACCTCCGCAGCCAACCGGTCGGTGCTGCTGTCCACCAGCGCCCTGGCCGCAGAGGTCGCCTGCGCCCTGCGGGAGCAGCCATGA
- a CDS encoding MFS transporter produces the protein MTSAKPTGTVAKPTSPAATLTILAIAQFLIALDYSIVYIALPNIGAEFDLSESSIQWVVSGYAVFFAGFLVVGGRASDRFGPRNLFIAAMAVFGIAALAGGLATAPALLLIARAVQGVAAAALQPAIIALINTSFAAGPARNRALGVWGTVGASGLATGVVIGGLLSTVSWRWVFLINLPLALICAIGAVRWLSRGRGTTATASQLNVPSAILCTGTVLSTALALTWASSNGWGYGGTQAAFAVAAVLLAGFVLRERASAHPLVDPLLRRTRSLLVGCGSTALYMASVGNQFFVLTMLLQQLRGYGPIAAGMAFLPMAAAITVANSVAARIVAALGVRATLCLAFVGNAVGLGLLAAQVHGESYLLHLLPGLLITGFAHGITYVSMFIAGTADIDDRNQGVGSALMTTAQYMSGALGVAVLVLVLGVDPGPGDFGAAFVTTAVAAAAGAALAWFGLPRRTPAGPGSPADADHAPLVDSEPTAGAEPRVGAGTAGDRSRP, from the coding sequence ATGACCTCCGCCAAGCCGACCGGGACCGTCGCCAAGCCGACGTCGCCCGCCGCGACCCTGACCATCCTGGCGATCGCGCAGTTCCTCATCGCCCTGGACTACTCCATCGTCTACATCGCCCTGCCCAACATCGGCGCCGAGTTCGACCTGTCCGAAAGCTCCATCCAGTGGGTCGTCAGCGGATACGCGGTCTTCTTCGCCGGGTTCCTCGTCGTCGGCGGCCGGGCCTCGGACCGGTTCGGGCCCCGCAACCTGTTCATCGCCGCGATGGCCGTGTTCGGCATCGCCGCCCTCGCCGGCGGCCTGGCCACCGCCCCCGCACTGCTGCTGATCGCCCGCGCCGTGCAAGGCGTCGCCGCAGCGGCGCTGCAACCGGCGATCATCGCCCTGATCAACACGTCGTTCGCGGCCGGCCCCGCCCGCAACCGCGCGCTCGGCGTATGGGGCACCGTCGGCGCATCCGGCCTGGCCACCGGCGTGGTCATCGGCGGCCTGCTGAGCACCGTGTCCTGGCGCTGGGTGTTCCTGATCAACCTGCCGCTCGCCCTCATCTGCGCGATCGGCGCCGTGCGATGGCTTTCCCGCGGCCGCGGCACCACGGCCACCGCCAGCCAGCTGAACGTGCCCAGCGCGATCCTGTGCACCGGCACCGTGCTGTCCACCGCACTCGCCCTGACCTGGGCGTCCAGCAACGGGTGGGGCTACGGCGGCACGCAGGCCGCGTTCGCCGTCGCGGCCGTGCTGCTGGCCGGGTTCGTGCTACGCGAACGCGCCAGCGCCCACCCGCTGGTCGACCCGCTGCTGCGGCGCACCCGGTCGCTGCTGGTCGGCTGCGGCAGCACCGCGCTGTACATGGCCAGCGTCGGCAACCAGTTCTTCGTCCTGACCATGCTGCTGCAGCAGCTGCGCGGCTACGGCCCGATCGCGGCAGGCATGGCGTTCCTGCCGATGGCCGCGGCGATCACCGTCGCGAACTCGGTCGCGGCCCGGATCGTGGCCGCCCTCGGCGTCCGGGCGACCCTGTGCCTGGCCTTCGTCGGCAACGCCGTCGGCCTGGGGCTGCTGGCCGCCCAGGTGCACGGCGAAAGCTACCTGCTGCACCTGCTGCCCGGGCTGCTGATCACCGGGTTCGCGCACGGCATCACGTACGTGTCGATGTTCATCGCCGGCACCGCCGACATCGACGACCGTAACCAGGGCGTCGGCAGCGCACTGATGACGACCGCGCAGTACATGAGCGGCGCCCTCGGCGTGGCCGTGCTCGTGCTGGTCCTCGGCGTCGACCCCGGACCCGGCGACTTCGGGGCCGCGTTCGTCACCACCGCCGTGGCCGCCGCCGCGGGCGCGGCCCTGGCCTGGTTCGGCCTGCCCCGCCGCACACCGGCCGGCCCCGGCAGCCCGGCGGACGCCGACCACGCGCCGCTCGTCGACAGCGAGCCGACCGCCGGCGCCGAGCCGCGGGTCGGTGCGGGCACGGCCGGCGACCGGAGCCGGCCGTGA
- a CDS encoding ectoine synthase, which yields MIVKTRTEVPAVDWGNGTSFRLLVAKDNMGFAVAHTVVKAGSKSPLQYRNHLEACYCISGRGQVISDGVTHEIEPGVIYALDQHDEHFLIADPDADMELISVFNPPLQGHERHNLDADGYSEY from the coding sequence ATGATCGTCAAGACCAGGACCGAGGTTCCCGCCGTCGACTGGGGCAACGGCACCAGCTTCCGGCTGCTCGTCGCCAAGGACAACATGGGCTTCGCCGTCGCCCACACCGTGGTGAAGGCCGGCTCCAAGTCGCCGCTGCAGTACCGCAATCACCTCGAGGCCTGCTACTGCATCTCCGGCCGCGGGCAGGTGATCTCCGACGGCGTCACCCACGAGATCGAGCCCGGCGTCATCTACGCCCTCGACCAGCACGACGAGCACTTCCTGATCGCCGACCCGGACGCCGACATGGAACTGATCAGCGTGTTCAACCCGCCGCTGCAGGGCCACGAGCGGCACAACCTCGACGCCGACGGCTACTCCGAGTACTGA
- a CDS encoding acyl carrier protein: MGTLFARSGPGELWGGAADPVDTVAVQLMIGATSILSAEIWDRIDSPAGLPAQRSAYRAAVLAALAARHLLGRGVVTASVIGSRDAAQLHTTVLTRHVPGISHLSVYLTDAATGPQHDTSDHDTRPHRDLLHRQPSDRPVFDVQLVEELELAGIVLAPAASPAESAFGANLIVITDPVGYAAGDPPAAMHLAKGALLVNASGQDLPPAVLAQVNQVFVDDLTLPDTTAGHDLTAGSLRRHHRAAHRIAGDLRQVVLGENVGRADPDQVLLVELLSSRTAAAGPTHPADGTPLRHPGAANPPHKPAPATPPVAPRKGPHMSHEAEIRQFIVTTFAPDVPAEQLPADLDLLDNGLVDSLGLLRLIAWVADRYHIAVEDQNISPAQFSSVASIAAFVEESHSLV, from the coding sequence ATGGGCACCTTGTTCGCCCGTTCAGGTCCCGGAGAACTCTGGGGCGGCGCGGCCGACCCGGTCGACACGGTGGCCGTGCAGCTGATGATCGGCGCGACGTCCATCCTGTCGGCCGAGATCTGGGACCGGATCGACAGCCCGGCCGGGCTGCCCGCGCAGCGGTCGGCGTACCGCGCCGCGGTGCTGGCCGCCCTGGCGGCACGGCACCTGCTCGGCCGGGGCGTGGTCACCGCGTCGGTGATCGGCTCCCGCGACGCCGCGCAACTGCACACCACTGTGCTGACGCGCCACGTGCCCGGCATCAGCCACCTGTCGGTGTACCTCACCGACGCGGCCACGGGCCCGCAGCACGACACCTCCGACCACGACACCCGGCCCCACCGCGACCTGCTCCACCGGCAGCCGTCGGACCGGCCGGTCTTCGACGTGCAGCTGGTCGAGGAACTGGAGCTGGCCGGCATCGTGCTGGCCCCGGCGGCCTCGCCCGCGGAGTCGGCGTTCGGCGCGAACCTGATCGTCATCACCGATCCGGTCGGTTACGCGGCGGGTGACCCACCCGCGGCCATGCACCTGGCCAAAGGCGCGCTGCTGGTCAACGCGTCCGGCCAGGACCTGCCGCCGGCCGTGCTCGCACAGGTCAACCAGGTGTTCGTCGACGACCTCACGCTGCCTGACACCACCGCGGGCCACGACCTGACCGCCGGCAGCCTGCGCCGCCATCACCGGGCCGCGCACCGCATCGCCGGTGACCTGCGCCAGGTCGTGCTCGGCGAGAACGTCGGCCGCGCCGACCCGGACCAGGTGCTGCTGGTCGAGCTGCTCAGCAGCCGCACCGCAGCCGCCGGCCCGACGCACCCCGCCGACGGCACGCCGCTGCGCCACCCCGGCGCGGCGAACCCGCCCCACAAGCCCGCCCCGGCAACGCCGCCGGTGGCCCCGAGGAAAGGACCCCACATGTCCCACGAGGCCGAGATCCGGCAGTTCATCGTCACCACCTTCGCACCCGACGTCCCCGCCGAGCAGCTCCCGGCAGACCTGGACCTGCTCGACAACGGGCTGGTCGACAGCCTCGGGCTGCTGCGGCTCATCGCCTGGGTCGCCGACCGCTACCACATCGCCGTCGAGGACCAGAACATCTCGCCTGCCCAGTTCAGCTCGGTGGCCTCGATCGCCGCATTCGTCGAGGAGTCCCACAGCCTCGTCTGA
- a CDS encoding HAD family hydrolase encodes MTTAILFDVDGTLVDTPAAMTTVLRTVVAEHGRTAADDRLRATVGRPLAASLAGLLELPTDHPAVVQAADRARELFTQTVIPSAPRLVFPGVPELLAALRERGHPLAVVTSKVRPSAIELLDAAGLLDAFDTLACHGMTERGKPYPDLALLAAAALDTPPADCVVVGDAVDDVRMANAAGMRPIGVSTGVATRAELVLAGARAVYAGPAALGPALLDEPTVRPFDLTPR; translated from the coding sequence ATGACCACCGCGATCCTGTTCGACGTCGACGGCACCCTGGTCGACACCCCCGCCGCGATGACCACGGTGCTGCGCACCGTCGTCGCCGAGCACGGCCGCACCGCCGCCGACGACCGGCTGCGTGCCACCGTCGGCCGCCCCCTGGCCGCGTCCCTGGCCGGGCTGCTGGAACTGCCCACCGACCACCCCGCCGTCGTACAGGCCGCCGACCGGGCCCGGGAACTGTTCACCCAGACCGTCATCCCGTCCGCGCCCCGGCTGGTCTTTCCCGGCGTACCCGAACTGCTCGCCGCGCTGCGCGAACGCGGCCACCCGCTGGCCGTCGTCACCAGCAAGGTACGGCCCAGCGCCATCGAACTGCTCGACGCCGCCGGGCTGCTCGACGCCTTCGACACCCTGGCCTGCCACGGCATGACCGAGCGCGGCAAGCCGTACCCCGACCTGGCCCTGCTCGCCGCCGCCGCCCTGGACACGCCACCGGCCGACTGCGTCGTCGTCGGCGACGCCGTCGACGACGTGCGCATGGCCAACGCCGCCGGCATGCGCCCGATCGGCGTCAGCACCGGCGTCGCCACCCGCGCCGAACTGGTCCTGGCCGGTGCCCGCGCGGTCTACGCCGGCCCGGCCGCACTCGGCCCGGCACTGCTCGACGAGCCCACCGTCCGCCCCTTCGACCTCACCCCGAGGTGA